TGCCAAAtgtagcgatcttgctcctttcTTTCTGTTCTTCTGCCGTCCAATTCTAACTCGTGCCGTCTCGCTCTCCCGTCTGTCACGCCTTCTTTTCTGCATTATCTCGTCCTGCAAAGTCTTCTTCTCCACACATTCTTCACGCTCTCTTACTCCACACTCTAGTTCTTCAAACTCTTGTTTTCCCAACTTCCTTCGCCTGACTTGCACAGTCAATACGAAGCCGTGGGCAGTGTACAGCAGGCACCAGGCAAACGAGTTCTACGTTCTCGGAAAGGTCTAACCGGCCATACTAGTTTTGCCACCAAAAAGGAAGGTTCGGGATCCAAGTTTTCAGGTAAGTTGTATTAAAAGCCAGCAAAAAATAGAGGGCAATGGCTAATTAAATGacttctcgttttttttttacggaTCATTCCGAAATGCCGGTAATCCCATCGCAATTTTCCTTTGCGGTGGTAAACTAATTGGGACAGatggaatcaccggttgagaaactAGTGCGGACAATGCGGAATCTCTAGCAATCCCAAGGTGGAATCTCTCCACAGCGGATTGATCGGGTTGCTTCGAATcatttttagctgccgatcttaGAAACATTTGAGGACCACCgtacaaagaaaaaacacaaaatcaaCACTTTCAAGCGAGCACCAAagaacaacaccaaacagctctgcggacaacgcacgaaagagagaataaagaaaacaaaaaaacagaaaagctaagaaaaaatagaattataaagaatttattaaaaaccgCCGCTGGTCTTGACAAGCGGAAAAATACATTCGGACCGTTCGCTTCGAAGCTAAGACGTGTCAATACACAAACTAATGGGTTGTCTGCTATGGTACCAGGCCCTCAATTTTGATAATTTCAATATCCGAAACGCCATTGgctgaaacaaacaaaacaaaatatgtataatcaTTGATTTATAACAAGGCTATAATCCATTTAACAAAGCCGACTTCCGATAATTTGTTTAAGCGGTTTTTCAGAATTCATGAATTTCTGTCGCAAGATATCAAACAATCGTAGTAATTACGATTTCCAAAGTTCAGGGTACGAACAGGGTACGATCGAGTGCAAACTTATTTCCGTTCCCAGGTGACAATGATTCTGAGATTTTGTGGTCGGCTTCAAAGGTTCGGTAGAACGACAAAGAGACGGAATCGGTGCGTCTTATCCGACCTAAGTATTAAACTTCTAGTCTCAAGAATGTAGCAATGCCAGTGATAAATGCAAGCAAGGCATTTGGAACCCACTTTCTGGTTGACCGGACAACATAAATTTCCCTAGCGGTCTTCAAAAGTCTTGTAGTCTAGCCTAGTTCGTACAGAGTTAAAAAGGGGAGTCCAATGTCGGTGAAAGAAAACGCTAGGCGTGAAAGAGAAGTGGGGCTTAAAACGATGGTTGGTACGCCGGCAGACTTGCGACTTGATGTTGCAGAGAACGGATCGATCTCGGTAGATGCTTGCGGATCGATGTTGTAAAGAACGGTTCGATCAGACGAAGTAACGTCGGCAGACGGTTACGACTCGATGTCGTAACGATGTATGAACAAATTGCCGTCGGTAAACCGCAAAGCAATGCTTTGTAATTTGGTCTTAAGCTTATCTAAAAAATTATATCGTCAAGGCCTTTAAGTGattgtataatatatttgGCATTGTTGCAGAGAATAGCTTAACATTATCCACGTCGACCCAAAAATCTCTATATAAACCAATATGCCACCCTTGGGATTCTAATTAATTAGAACGCACGTATAggatatattaatatatactCTGTTTATTTGTGATCTGGTTTATTTGGAGGTAAGCGAAAGCTTGACCTCAAAATATAAACCTATAGGCAATTAGCATACAAAAGTAATTTAGCTGAATAGATAACGCGGCAGCTTAGTgagaaagaaaagaagagCAAAAAGATGAGAGAGAAGAGTATGAAATGCTGGAATACACTGCACTCGATTTGCTGGCAGGCTTCCTATTACGTGCTCCAAAGTCACAGGCTTCATTTTAAAACATCGGACGCATTTTTTGATGACGCTAGCAACGAACTTGCGTCCTCCAATCGGCCAGAACCTTTGCCGTAATGTGGTAGCATGCAAATATGtcttataataataaacgaTGAGTGCCTTGGTGACTGGATGATCCTTTGGTAAAAGTATCGGTTGCCTCGTATCGTAGTCCAAGTTTGCGTACCGAAGCCGACTCGAAATAACAGGTTGCTTTTCTGTGGAAACAGCTTGCCCTGACTAAGAAATCCATACTCGtttgcaaaataaatctgCTGGATGATTCTCTGAAGACTAAGTAGTCTAACTGACGAAGTCAATTCGATTAAATTTGCAGGAGGAATGGAGGTCCAAAGGGAATGCTCCAGCAATTCTCTCGGGATACACGACCCTCGGAAATCGCCGAATCCACGCCAACACAATAGACGAGTCTGAGCATTAATGAAATACGCAATCGAAATCTATGGATTCCTTGACGTTTACGATTACCTCAGCCATTAAAAGCGCTGCGAAAAGTTCTAATCTTGGTATTGCTAAGGCCTTAGTGGAACTATTCTTGATAAGGCACAGAGCAGATGGACTGTAGATTCTCCATTAGTCTCCGATCGCATGTATACGCACGCTACATACGCTGATATGCAAGCATCGCAGAATCCGTGCAACTCAACAGAAGCCCTAGGTTGCATTAGGTTAagttaggttaggttttaccGGCCGTCGGTTATCGGACGCACTAAGACGATTAGAGGTCCATTGTGATACCGTGTGTGTTATCCCCTTTTACCCGTcgaggttcgtgtgaagttaGTAGTTTCCCCAGAcagaggcgctggtgaatttttgtatccgatgtggatcggtgtcggattggtcggacgtgtctatcaggaatctgcttcctagttgagcaagtcttttcgcttgcaaTGCTGGGCAGTGGCATAGTAGATGCTCTACCGTTTCATCCATTTCttcgtccctacagctacggcagaaatcattatacggggaatttagtcttctggcatgggtggctatcaaccaatgccctgtgatgactctcatagcagtgctgaggtttgctctggtcaaCCTTAAGAGTTTTGACGTtctttttcagtttatttttggccatatttggcgtgttaggcgacagtgtgtggtattttcccatatagtctgtttgtttcggtttaggttttccctaagtagtagtttacatgtggctaaaggcatactcatggcctccatctcttgtatgagtggtagtgccttctcgagctagttcatctgcgatgaagttgccttctatgtccctgtgtccgggtacccatataaggctgattacgaattgatactgtttttgagtggcttAAGATTGatccaatcgatttgatagctgcttggctatcactgaaaatgtttacgtgtgagctttccggttttagtgctttCAAATGCTTTAGTGCCCCCcttattgctgctacttcAGCTTGGAAGTCGCTGCAATGATCGGGGAGTCTAAACGAGATGCGTAGGCCTAGTTGTtcggagtaaactcctcctcctactctgttctgtagttttgacccgtccgtatagaagcatattgaattctgggggccaggtgtctgtgagttccactcGTCCCTTTCTGGGATAATTGTGTTGaacggtgtttgtatgtactccgttggagtgcagtagtctgtcctggaggggactatttgAGTGTGTTTTAAGATACCTGAGTGACCCGCTTCTTGTGGGTTCCACTATTTGGTATCTATAAGCCTGATTGCCgtggcctgttccatgccagctagttctgggcttgggaggttgagtatggcgtttagggcttcgtttggggtggtgTGTAAAGCACTGCTGATGCAGAGTGCCGCGGCTCTTTGCAtctttgctagcatttttatgctggatttctttttcagggcCGGTCACCATAACACGACCCCATACAGCAGTATTGGTCTGACGATGGCCGTATATATTCAGTTTACTATATAAggtgtcatgccccatttgagccctattgctttcttgcacgtggagagtgctattgaagcttttctgtatctgtctgtGAGGTTCAAGTTCCAGTTTAGTTACGCCCAGGTACCTtgcgctgctactgaaggaaagtctttgattgttgaggataGGTGGGACTAAGTCTGGTACATTAAACTTCCTAGTGAAAAGAACCAGATCCGTCTTTGTTCAGACgaacatgaatatataaaaggattttcataagaaatgtatgtacagcTAGTGAAACGCTGCAGCAATGCCTtatcttaaaataaacaacgccTGAGCGTTAGGATATAGATATCTGGGATAAACAACGAACTCCTGCGTGGGTTTCATCccttaaataaagatgcaagCGATCACGTAGCATTTCCTTGAAGATAGGGAATATCGTGCAGTGGAGGTCAAGCCTTGTTAGCCACGGCTTTGGTTCAAGTGAAGTCGAGAAATGGATGTTTTGAAAAGCTAAGAGCTTTGATTGATAGTGGTTCTCAAAGCACAATAATTTCAGAAGAATTTGCACAGAttcttaaattgaaaaaagttCGTTCACAGACAGAAATAAGTGGAGTATCTTCCACAGGAACGTGCATTTCCAGGCACAAGGCAATTATTTCGATCAAAAATTCTCcaaaaaatttagaaattgAAGCACTTGTTCTTCCAAAGCTAATGAAAGCACTAACAGTCAACACAATTAATGTTGATCAGAAAAAATGGAAGGGCTTTAAATTAGCCGACCCCGAATTTAATAAACCAGGTCGTATTGATCTAATCATTGGAGCAAACGTATATACTCACATTTTGCAAAATGGAGTTAAACAAATAGACTCCTTGGacaaaaaactgatttcgGGTGGATAGTTTCTGGATGTAAAAAATCCAAAGGAAAAGAAAGCCAcaacaatataattaaaagatttaGATCGCTAATGGGAAGTTGAAGAAGAGGAAAAAAATGATATCGAGTCTGAAatctgtgaaaataaatttattaaacctaCAAAAAGGGATTCAGATGAGTGATACATTGTGTCAATTCCATTCAAGAAGGATGTCACCTTAGAGATTCAAAGAAACAAGCCATAGCTTGTTACATGAATCTGGAAAAAAAACTAcaaggaaatgaaaaacttaagGTTGACTACACTAAATTCATGAAAGAATACATGGATTTAGGACACATGGTTGAGGTGAATaatgaatgcaaatatttcttgCCGCACCAGGCTGTGATTAGAGATTCAAGCCTCACGACCAAATTAAGAGTAGTTTTTGATGCTTCAGCAAAAACCACTAATAACAAAAGTTTGAACGACATAATGTGGGTCCACGAGTTCAAAAGGatatttttgacattattgttaaatggagaaaatgggaatttgttgtttctgcggacattgaaaaaatgtaccgtcagattaaaataaatgaaaatgaccaaaaatatcaatatattttatggagAAATTCTCcagaagaaaaaattaaaaattataaactaacAACAGTCACTTATGGTACGGCATCTGCACCATACTTGGCTACTAGAGTTCTGGTGGACATAGCAGataaatgtcaaaataaaaatgtaagtgaaATAATAAGGAACGATTTTTACATGGATGACCTAATGACTGGAGCTAATTCTGTAGAAGACGCCAAAAATGTTGTCCAACTAGTTTCAAACGAATTACAAAAAGTAggacaaaatttaagaaaatggaTATCTAATAATTCAGAAATAATATCAACAGTAGAGTTTAAACTCAAGACCATTATACACTATAGTTAATGAGATTGACCAACAAGAGGTTTTAACACCAGGTCATTTTTTGATTGGAAGACCCCCTTAGAAATAGTCGAACCAATGGAAGATGAAAGAATCGGAAATTTGGATAGGTGAGACTTATCcaaaaaatgaggaaagaTTTCTGGGTAAAATGAAAGaatgaatatttgcatacgctccagcaaaggaataaatggaaaagAGAAATTCCGGTGCCAATACGTAATGAAGATCAGATGCACCATTAGTGCATACAACTGccgaatatttaatttataattttgaaatagaTTCCTATCACATAATGACGGAAGCCACTCTAAATCAATGTCAGAAATGGCAACTGTAATGACCCGCTTACTAAGAGTAACACGCGTTatgatttatagataatatatatattatatatatatattcagttcgTTTATTCCGATTTATGGTATTCGCACATCCACGCTGCTTGACAGTCCGCTCAGGAGTAATAAGGAGTAATCACTCAGACACTAGGCCATCGGTAGCGTCTCTCCCGTCGCTGCTCTcccgatgcttggttgttggcaacgccggtcgccacatCCCTCCTTTATTAACAAGTTTTAGCTTTAATGGCGGCAGGGGTGGCTGGATCCCGAGGCTTCCTTCTGTGGCCTGGAGTACTGCGTTCTCCGGGGGAGGTGTTGATTCCGGTAAGCTGTCATCTGGTTGCGGCGTTGGGCAGGAGGCTGGATACGTTTGGCTAGCTGGAACTTTCTTAAGATGTGAGACAtttcttgttagttttttaCCACCCCCTTCGATCACCACAATATTATTGTGTCGTTCTAAAACCGTAAATTCCGTCTTGTCGAAGTTTGATGTAAGTTTGTTTGGGAACACtacgtttttcaaaaacacCTTGTCGCCCACTTCTATATCGACTTCCTTTGCCCCTCTTCTTTTGTCGGCTGCCTGctttcccttattttttttcaataatatcTTTATCTCTCTCTCCAGAGTCTAAGGTATTCTCGCAGATATCCCCAATGCCCGGTATTTTGTCACGGATGACTCTGTTGAACATCAGCTTTGTGGGCGCAGACCCTGTTGTTCCATGTGGGGTTACGTTGTACATAAGAAcgaatttttggatttcctctttgtagtttttcccatttgcgtATGCTATTTTTAAGCGTTTTACAAGGGCTCTGTTCATGTTTTCAACTTCCCCGTTTGCTTGCGGCCAATACGGTGGGGTTCGAACTTGTTTAATGCCGCACGCTTTGCAGTAGTTAGAAAACTCCTCGCTAACATATTGGCGTCCATTATCCGTTCGTAGGTGCTCAGGATATCCCAGTCTACAGAAGATCTCTTTCATTGCCTCTACCAGGGTCGTTGAAGATATGGTTTTAAGAAACTTATGCTCCATATATCGTGAGAAATAGTCAATGAAGACTAGAACATATTCATTGTTGGGAAGCGGACCTAGTAAATCCGACGCTACCCAAATCCAAGGGCCAGTGGGAAAAGGATTCCTGTCCATAGGGGGTGGCCTGATGTCTTGTGATACCAGGCAACAATCTCTGCAAGCTTTGACAAACTTTTCTGCCTCTCTGTCTATTTGTGGCCACCATACTTTGGATCGCAGGCGGCGTTTCATTGCTGTCTCGCCGGGATGTCCTTCGTGGGCTAACTCCAGTATTTTTACTCTCAGAGATGTTGGCACGACTAGACGGTTTCCCCTCAAAAGGAGCGAGCCAACCCCTGAAAGTTCATATTGAAACGGGTAGAAGCCCACTGAACTATCGGGCTTCCAGGAGTCGTTCTCCAGGCAACTGATTGCATCCATAATCTCTTCATCCCTCTTGGAAGACTCTGCTATTTCATGAATTGTCATAGATCTTGGGATAGAGCTCTGTACGACGCGAAGGATGCAGTATTCCGTCTTGTGGTCGATTGGTTCTACCGCCGGTAGTTGACAGAGTCGAGACAACGCATCtgatatgttttcttttccgGATTTATAGATAACGGTGAACGTATATGCCTGGAGTCGCAGCAGCCACCTTTCAATGCGAGCTGGGGGCTTGGATGTTGGTTTGAAAATGGCTTCCAAGGGCTTGTGATCAGTTACGAGTTCGAAGTGCAGGCCTGCCAGATAGTAGTAAAATTTCTCCACTGCCCAAACCAGCGCTAGGCTCTCTTTTTCCGTTTGGGAGTAGCGTTTCTCCACCTCCGACAGGGCCTTGCTAGCAAAGGTAATTATTAAAGGTTCGTTGTCGACTTTGAATTGCAATAACACAGCCCCAAGGGCAACCGGGCTGGCGTCCGCAATCACCCGTGTTCGATGCCTTGGATTGAAATATGATAATTTGGGTACCTTGGATAGAAGATTCTTTAGGTTGCTGAAAGCATTTTTCTCGGCTTCGCCCCAGGTGAatttgctttcagttttcagcagTTTTCTTAGAGGATCTGTGTGACTTGCAAGGTCCGGAATGAACTTCCCGACGTAGGTCACCAAACCGAGGAAGCTCCGCGtttcttctttgttctttGGGTCTCTGAAAGATCGGATGACGTCAATTTTCTCAGGGTCGACTTCTATTCCCTTGTCGGATAAAATATGTCCGAGGAATTTTAGTTTTCTTGTCTTCCAGatgcacttttctttattcagTAGGACATTATTTTCCTGGAAGATTTGGCATACTTCTTTTACGGCGCTGTCGATTTCGAGGTCAGTTGCTCCAAAGATGATGATATCATCGATGAAGTTCATGGCGTTAGGTACCGCAGATAGCATCTGCTCGAGAAGGCGTTGAAAAATTTCGGGAGCAGAATTTACTCCAAACATCAAACGCTTATAGCGGAAAAGTCCCCTTGGAGTTATGAACGTTGTTATTTCCCGGCTCGATTCAACAAGGGCCAGTTGGTGATAGGCGTCCTTGAGGTCTAGGCGTGCGAAGAATTTAGCCTCTTTGAGTCTGGTCATAAAGCAGTCGAAAGTTGGTAATGGGTAGTTTTCCCGTAGgattgctttgtttgccagtcgCATGTCGACACATAAGCGGATGTCCCCGTTCTCCTTAAACGCAAGCACGATGGGAGATATCCAAGCACTCGGGCCCGTGACTGGTTCAATTATATCTCGACTCAGGGCTTCATCCAGTTTTTTCATGACTTTGTCCTCGAGCGCTGCCGGGATTCGTCTCACTGGTTGTTGAACGGGTTTCACATCATAATCTATGGAAAGGCTTACttcaatgtttttccattttggaaaAGGCTCCATTTCCTCAATACGGTTAATGTTTCTTCCCAGTCGGAGGACTTTTAATTCTATAGCCGTGTCTCGGCCCAGCAGAGATTGTTCTCCATTTTCAATCACGTAAAATGAGGCAATCTCTTCGGTACCCGGCTCAACGGAAATTGGGGCCTCG
This genomic interval from Drosophila teissieri strain GT53w chromosome 3L, Prin_Dtei_1.1, whole genome shotgun sequence contains the following:
- the LOC122618018 gene encoding uncharacterized protein K02A2.6-like; this translates as MYIFEAPISVEPGTEEIASFYVIENGEQSLLGRDTAIELKVLRLGRNINRIEEMEPFPKWKNIEVSLSIDYDVKPVQQPVRRIPAALEDKVMKKLDEALSRDIIEPVTGPSAWISPIVLAFKENGDIRLCVDMRLANKAILRENYPLPTFDCFMTRLKEAKFFARLDLKDAYHQLALVESSREITTFITPRGLFRYKRLMFGVNSAPEIFQRLLEQMLSAVPNAMNFIDDIIIFGATDLEIDSAVKEVCQIFQENNVLLNKEKCIWKTRKLKFLGHILSDKGIEVDPEKIDVIRSFRDPKNKEETRSFLGLVTYVGKFIPDLASHTDPLRKLLKTESKFTWGEAEKNAFSNLKNLLSKVPKLSYFNPRHRTRVIADASPVALGAVLLQFKVDNEPLIITFASKALSEVEKRYSQTEKESLALVWAVEKFYYYLAGLHFELVTDHKPLEAIFKPTSKPPARIERWLLRLQAYTFTVIYKSGKENISDALSRLCQLPAVEPIDHKTEYCILRVVQSSIPRSMTIHEIAESSKRDEEIMDAISCLENDSWKPDSSVGFYPFQYELSGVGSLLLRGNRLVVPTSLRVKILELAHEGHPGETAMKRRLRSKVWWPQIDREAEKFVKACRDCCLVSQDIRPPPMDRNPFPTGPWIWVASDLLGPLPNNEYVLVFIDYFSRYMEHKFLKTISSTTLVEAMKEIFCRLGYPEHLRTDNGRQYVSEEFSNYCKALKVREIAQTVGISKDHVVHILHEILGMRKPTPDNKRNHETLQSSV